The Eremothecium cymbalariae DBVPG#7215 chromosome 1, complete sequence DNA segment CGTGCTTTGTTCTGTCCGTTTTGTAAGCTCATGAACAAGCGGATGGTCTGAGAAACATGCCACAACGACAGCGTCAAAGCTTTCAAAGTAAAACACCTCGCCAGAACCGTCTTGGGAACTCCCCGCTGAACCACCATCGAGCGGCACCCGCTTCAACAACAGCGGCAAGCACGCCTTGCACGACTGCACGCTGGTTTTGGTCCCACTTATCTGCGCAGGTGATTCATGAGGTCCGGTGAAAAAAGTCACTGACTCAAATAGCGCTAATACATCCTCAGACAAGTGCTCTTGTATAGCCTCTGTAATGTGTCTGCTACTGTTAGGGTTCACAATCAACAGTttcatcctcttcttcttgtccTCGTGTTCTGACTGTCACTGTCTCAATGTCCCAATCTTTCTCTCTCCTTCTTAATTTTTTATGCCAGCCGGAGCTTGATCCTGGTTGCATGCATATGCGGGGAAACGGTGCCatccattttttttgcTCTCTTCCCTCGCTATCTATACAATCACCACCAAAATAACCCTGGATTTTCTAACTTTTCTAACTTTTGCcttccttttccttctaGCCTCCTTTCACCGTCTGCTGAATCTATCGTTTATCCGTAGTTTCCAACTTTCCCCGTCCGGCGCATCGATGATACTGCGGATGCCCAGAAAGCCGATTTTCTCCTTCCCACACAAAGGAGCCATGACTTCCAGCCATTCAGTTATATCCGGCACTCCACTCTCTATGCTTAACTAAAACCGGtacatatttttttctaGATCTCACCATAATGACGGAACCAAGAAAGATCGAGAATAAAAGCCTGCACCGAGTTTGCACAGTGTATAGCCAGCTCGTCCCACGCGCCACTTAGTCTTAATCAGCCCTAAGTAGGCCACGCCCCACGTAATTTAATTTCTGCAGGCTTTTCTGTTCCTACGACTCGTCGTTCCAATAAATCACCTGAAGTTGTTCTGTGTCCCGCAGACCACCGTAATACTTGCACGCGTGCGCGCAGTGCGCGCACCAACGCTCCTCACTATGCCAAATCATCCGGACCATCCGGACCATCTGGACCACCCACACCCATCCACAAAGATCACGGACACCATCGATTTTGCTTTGATTCCAGCTAAATTTCTTTCTGAGATACCGTTTCTTTTCAGCGAACGCGCTTGCCGCTTGGGAAAGAGGTCTAGAACCCTCTCTATGTTGTGTATTACTCGAAACCGCGATGCGCTGCGCACGCATCTCCCTGTTCTTGGGGGTTATCCTTTCTTTTGCtgtgtttctttttttatgATTCGAGATTGGAAAACCACAATAACAATGTCCGGGTGTTTGCAAATGCGCCTCATTCCCAAAGAAGACTCCGTACAGTTCCGCTCGTGACCGCAGGAAACCAATACAATAGAAAACAATAGCTGTCTACAATAATCCCAAAAACATAAACATCTTTTTTCCATATTTAGAACTACGTAAATTTCCGAATATGCTCCTGTGCTATCTGTAGCAGCAGATATATGGAAATAAGCCTTTAGGAAGAAAACAATTGagtaaaagaaaaaaagcatTGCAGAACGAGCCACTGTAGAGCTGAGAGAAAAAATTGCAGCCAGTTTTTTGCATCAGAGgtattgattttttttggcaatTTCTCATATAAATACATCGGGTGTCTTGTGTCTAAAGAGAACTTTACGGTGGTCCGTTTTTTTTCGTAGTAGTAGAGGATTAATACATCACCCACAACAAAATCTCCattaacaaatatatacCAAATGCAATTCAAGACCATTGTCGCCGTTTTCGCCGCTGCCTCTGTCGTTTCAGCTCACTCTATGAAGAATGATTCAAACAGCACTCTAAGCCACAGCAACGGGTCCAACGGATCCAACAGTTCAGGCGCGGCCACTACAAGTGCTTCCACAGCTGGTGCTGCCCAGGCCGGTTTGGTAAATGCTGGTGTCTTCggtgctgctgttgccGCCGGTGTTGCTATGCTATTCTAAGCTAGTGGTGTAATGGCCGCTCATTGAGCGTATTTTACATGATGCTGCTGaatttttaattttataaaatgATACTATTGTAATTTTAGGAGGGTGGAAATACAAAAGGAGGCGCGTTATTGCCAGTTTTTTAATTTCCGGATAAGAACGCAGATGCAATAGCGGGGCTTTTCCTCTCTAACTTCGGGCACTTTAGTGGTAcagttttttgatattttatagttcatattttttaataatctcGTTAATATGTTATCTAGGTGTCCGTCcataaaaatttttaaactttaattTAATATCCGGTGTTTATCGGTTGGTAAATCTGTTTGCCCTGtgtggttttgtttttgtgtCAGCAGGGATTCCCCCGTTCCCCGTTGCCGGAAACAGCTCGGAGTTTCCTGGCTGTATCTATCTATGTAAGGTAATGTATCTACTGTCCAGCGTCTATCGTCGTCTGCTGATCCAGAACGAACGAACGAACTCATGTACCGGGGTAATAAAACACACACAATCGCTTTGCAGTGCAGTGCTACAAAGACCAGCCAGCCAGGGATTTCCCTCTTTATCCCCAACCACAATAGGACCAACgtccaaaaagaaaaccaagTAGACGGCTTACAAACTTAAAAAAGATTAGGTCTCACACTACCCCAGCTGGGTGTAGAGAAAACAACAATACGACTGCCTTTTTTTTGTGACTGGCTTGACCATTTAGTAAGTAATAAGAAATCGAATGTGGCAAACAGAAAGTTACCAGGGTGGCGCATGCATGATGCATGACGCTGGTGCCCACGCCGTTCATCTATGCATGCAATGCATCTTCTCCCGCTGTTCTTACCTACTTGAGAAATGCAGTTCTTGTCATTTgcctttctttttttgtgGCAAAGTTGCATGATTTGCGGCTTAGACATATCGGGATGATCTGATCAAGAGGAGCATTTCTTTTCTGTAGATTTTTGCATCAGCGGGCATTctcctttctttttttgactcgaatttttgtttcttttttcgtTTTTCTTGATaaagtttcttttttggtCGCCATGCGTGCATGTGTTTCGTATAAGGTTATCGTATACGTTCCGGATGTTTACGCTCTCGAGTTTGGACCAATGGCAGACCAATGGGTGGTTTAGAACGGCACTAGGAGGGGGAAAGAGCCAAGTGTGTGTATAGCTTTCATGATTAGGGTTAATAGATAAGCAGGTATAATAGTCCGGTGGTTAAATTGGCTATTGCACATGGAGTCTCTGGTGAAGTGGTTTAAGAACACCGAGGTCTGTTAGCTGTTAGTCGTTGTGTGTATAAAGAAATCCTTACGTTTTAGAGTTTGGGGTTGGTATAGAGACGATGGGGAATCTTACTAGTTCGTTGCAGGATTGCATAGAGCTGGATGATTCCATGCTGTCTATTAAGAATGATTCAACGGTTAGTTTTGTTCCTAAGTTTATTCTTATTAAGCGTAATTTGTATTTGCTGGTTGATGACTGGACGGCGGAAAAAGGCAAGTTTGTTATATCGTTGAAAAATGCGGATTCTGGTAATTTACTGGATTATAAGTTTGTGAATGGTGTGGACGAGACGACTCCTATTGTTATCAAGCAGGTTAGGAATACTTCAAACTATGTGTTAAAATTTCATTCGGACATGCAGGATGGGATTCATAAGTTTTCGATCCGGCTTGACAAAAAGCGGATCTGTAGGATATACATTTATCGGGAGATAGCTGGTGTTTCGATGGAGTGTGGGTCGACAAGCTTGCGAGAAAACGTGCCTGTTTCATCCACGGCTACACAGGGTGATGCGCAAGCGTCAGCTTCTTTGAAAACTGATGAtattggtggtggtggtggtggtggtgtttCGGTTACGCAGCTGTCCACAGGTGCGCCGCAGATGCCCGGGGATCTAGTGTTGCACGATCCTATACCTAAATTTATACAGGATGGGCCTCAATTCAGGACTCATTTGTCTAATTTGGAATCAACGCTGTTTATTTACAAATCCCACTTGAAGTCGCTGTACGAGCGGTCTTCTAAACTGAAAGAGTTGTTGCGATTGGCGTCCAAAGAATTAAATCAGATGGCTAATAAGTTTGATGAGCTTCACGATCTGGTGAAGGATCAGCATGTGTCTTCTATATTCCGACATTTGCTTGTATCATCCGCAGCTGTGTGCACGGCACAGGCGCGCATACTGATGCGCAAGTCCAATGCCACTGGTGATGATTTACTAACTGATTTGCGACACTATCTACAGACAATCGATCTAAAACTTCTcacc contains these protein-coding regions:
- a CDS encoding uncharacterized protein (similar to Saccharomyces cerevisiae YDR524C-B) encodes the protein MQFKTIVAVFAAASVVSAHSMKNDSNSTLSHSNGSNGSNSSGAATTSASTAGAAQAGLVNAGVFGAAVAAGVAMLF